Below is a genomic region from Hyphomicrobium nitrativorans NL23.
CGCCCATCGACACCCACGTATCGGTCACGATGCAATCGACGCCACTCACGGCTTTCGCCGCGTCCTTCATGATGGTGACGTTCGCCTTTTCACGGCGCACCCAGTCCACGATGTCTTCTTTCGGCCGCAACTCGTCGGGGCAGGCCACGCGCAGCTCGAAGCCGAACTTGGCCGCAGCATGCATCCAGGAGGCCGCCACGTTGTTGCCGTCGCCGACCCAGGCCACCTTGCGCCCTTTGATGGGCCCGATGCTCTCCTCGAAGGTCAGGATGTCGGCCATGATCTGGCAGGGATGCGATTTGTCGGTCAGGCCGTTGATCACCGGCACCGTGGAATTCTTCGCAAGCTCAAGCAGCGTGTCGTGCGAATTGGCACGCAGCATGACGGCATCCGCATAGCGCGACAGCACGCGCGCGGTGTCGGAAATGCTCTCTCCGCGCCCGAGCTGAAGGTCGTTCTGGTTCAGCATGATCGTCTGGCCGCCGAGCTGACGCATGGCGATGTCGAACGACACACGCGTCCGCGTCGACGGTTTCTCGAAGATCAGCACGAGAACGTCGTCCGCGATGCCTTTCGGGCGCAGTTTCACGGGCACGCGCTTGCCGGCCGCCTTCATCGTGTGGGCGGCGTCGATGATGCGACGGAGCGTGCGGGCGTCGATCTCGTCGAGATCGAGGAAATGTCGAATAGCGGAGGGTTTGGCCATGGCGCTTGGGCCGGCTCCAGGTTCCGGGGTTAAGATTTCAGGTTTGCGATTTGGAAACGGCGGCGAGCGCGCGTGCGAGGCGGTCGAGACCCTCGCTGATTTCGTGCTCTGCGACGTTGAGGGGCGGGATGACGCGCACGACGTTGTCGCCCGCGCCGACGACGAGAAGTCCCTCGGCAAGGGCTGCCGTCACGACGTCGCGCGGCTCAGCGTTCACCTTGATGCCCGTGAGCAGCCCTTGGCCGCGGATCTCGGTGACGAGCGCGGGAAACTGGTCCTGAAGCCGCGCCAAGCCCTGGCGCATATGCTGGCCCTTCTGCTCGACGCCTTCGAGAAAGCCCGGTTCGAGCATGATGTCGAGTAGCGTCGTGCCGACGGCCATGGCCAGCGGATTGCCGCCGAACGTGGAGCCGTGGGTGCCGGGCGTGAGGCCAGC
It encodes:
- the argF gene encoding ornithine carbamoyltransferase, which translates into the protein MAKPSAIRHFLDLDEIDARTLRRIIDAAHTMKAAGKRVPVKLRPKGIADDVLVLIFEKPSTRTRVSFDIAMRQLGGQTIMLNQNDLQLGRGESISDTARVLSRYADAVMLRANSHDTLLELAKNSTVPVINGLTDKSHPCQIMADILTFEESIGPIKGRKVAWVGDGNNVAASWMHAAAKFGFELRVACPDELRPKEDIVDWVRREKANVTIMKDAAKAVSGVDCIVTDTWVSMGDTDEARRKKLLKPYMVDEALMAKAAKGAIFMHCLPAYRGNEVTESVLEGPQSVVFDEAENRLHAQKAILAWCLGAV